In Myxocyprinus asiaticus isolate MX2 ecotype Aquarium Trade chromosome 8, UBuf_Myxa_2, whole genome shotgun sequence, a single genomic region encodes these proteins:
- the LOC127445152 gene encoding replication factor C subunit 1-like isoform X1, with the protein MDIRRFFAPTKPAAPKSSNGSTSTDEEPKKKQKSKSVKSPKSDEKPTGKRKKRVIIDSDSEEEKKSKKSTKETAAPTEKKHPVTYVSDSDSDETFVTLKKSSKARENGTVKGKKASDSGKTKEVKTSSSKSPTKSPTTAVKGGTKSSQPITSPKTAPTPPKQTPTSVMDFFGSSSVQRSDKKMVASTSIKRKAVTQESEESLSDEAIARELQMDEDMEMEKQIHDDGEFARTLAMFDEAPLAKKARVDPVSPSKSSSQAKTLETKPKLMDPSPKTSPIKTSSKLAQMKRQQEQMNEERKKVVRGEKQIKISPKKEPISSNSSERAATPKSGRSSTPKSHGAPIKTSPTKPENTSPEDLEKKRANTSAYRNYLNREGPRALGSKEIPQGAENCLEGCAFVLTGVLESLERDDAKSLIERYGGKVTGNVSRKTTYLVLGRDSGASKTEKAESLGTKIITEDELLDLIRTKPGKKSKYEIAAEAECKSAKTRTPNSKGKSTPLAKKASPQGRSPNKRSPLVGKSKPGSASTSGSPGASRLSSDVKKSLSFDQTKTISTPDNDGSSLLWVDKYRPHSLKNLIGQQGDQSCANKLLRWLQNWHKIHSGNAKAPAAKFGKFGSKDDGSGFKAALLSGPPGVGKTTTAALVCEELGYSYVEMNASCTRSKNSLKEVIAESLNNTSIKNFYTGASQTVSNKHVLIMDEVDGMAGNEDRGGIQEMIGLIKQSKIPIICMCNDRNHQKIRSLANYCYDLRFQRPRVEQIKGAVMSIAFKEGLKIPPPALNEVILASNQDIRQVLHNLSMWSAKDKVMTYDQAKADANNAKKDMKMGPFDVCRKVFASGEETAHMSLIDKSDLFFHDYSLAPLFVQENYIHVRPAAAGGNLKNHLVLLSKAADSICDGDLVDKQIRSRQIWTLLPTQAIYASVLPGELMRGYMSQFPTFPSWLGKFSSAGKHSRIIQELASHMSLKTLSSKEAINLDYLPYLHSAILEPLQSQGAEGASQSVKLIDNYNIIKEDVDNMMEISTWGRQPDPYSKLDSKVKAAFTRAYNKESHLTPYSLHVVKKSRKGAVDPELVGELDNESQFQEEEEEDGLTTDAMIKQKKAKPAKEPKQAKTGESGKGKGKGKGKGKNRD; encoded by the exons ATG GACATTCGGAGGTTTTTTGCGCCCACCAAACCTGCGGCTCCCAAATCTTCAAACGGAAGCACCAGCACTGATGAAGAGCCGAAGAAGAAACAGAAATCAAAATCA GTCAAAAGTCCCAAATCTGACGAGAAACCTACTGGAAAACGAAAGAAAAGAGTCATAATTGATTCAG ACTCTGAGGAAGAGAAGAAGAGCAAGAAGAGCACTAAAGAGACAGCTGCCCCCACGGAGAAGAAACACCCAGTGACTTATGTGTCTGATTCTG ATTCCGATGAAACTTTTGTGACTCTGAAAAAGTCCTCCAAAGCCAGAGAAAATGGAACAGTTAAAGGCAAGAAGGCATCAGACTCGGGCAAAACAAAAGAGGTGAAAACATCCTCCAGTAAATCCCCAACCAAATCTCCGACCACAGCTGTGAAGGGAGGGACGAAGAGCTCTCAGCCCATCACATCCCCAAAGACAGCACCAACCCCACCCAAACAGACACCCACCTCAGTAATGGACTTTTTCGGGAGCTCGAGCGTTCAGAGATCGGACAAGAAAATGGTTGCTAGTACCAGCATCAAGAGGAAGGCA GTAACTCAGGAGTCTGAAGAGTCGCTCAGTGATGAAGCCATTGCAAGAGAACTTCAGATGGATGAAGACATGGAG ATGGAGAAGCAGATCCATGATGATGGGGAATTTGCAAGAACTTTAGCGATGTTCGATGAAGCTCCCTTGGCGAAAAAG GCCCGTGTAGACCCGGTTTCCCCCTCAAAGAGCAGCTCTCAGGCAAAAACTTTAGAGACCAAGCCCAAGCTAATGGACCCATCCCCTAAAACAAGCCCCATCAAGACTAGCTCCAAACTGGCTCAGATGAAAAGACAACAAGAACAAATGAATGAGGAAAGGAAAAAAGTAGTAAGGGGTGAAAAGCAGATTAAGATCTCTCCAAAGAAGGAGCCCATTTCATCTAATAGCTCAGAGCGGGCAGCCACGCCCAAATCAGGAAGATCTTCAACACCTAAAAGTCACGGTGCACCCATTAAAACGTCACCAACAAAACCAGAG AATACAAGTCCTGAGGATCTAGAAAAGAAACGGGCAAATACATCAGCGTACCGTAACTACCTGAACAGAGAAGGACCACGAGCACTAGGGTCTAAAGAGATACCACAG GGAGCAGAGAACTGTCTGGAGGGGTGTGCCTTTGTGTTGACTGGTGTGTTAGAGTCTTTGGAGAGGGATGATGCGAAGTCACTGATAGAGCGATACGGCGGGAAAGTCACAGGAAACGTCAGCCGCAAAACCACTTATCTTGTTCTGGGACGAGACAGCGGAGCCTCAAAGACTGAGAAG GCAGAGAGTTTGGGCACTAAGATTATTACTGAAGATGAGTTGTTGGATCTTATAAGAACCAAACCAGGCAAAAAGTCCAAATATGAGATTGCAGCAGAGGCAGAG TGTAAATCGGCTAAAACAAGGACCCCAAACTCTAAAGGCAAATCCACTCCTCTGGCCAAAAAGGCCTCACCACAAGGACGCAGCCCCAACAAGAGAAGCCCTTTAGTGGGGAAGTCTAAGCCTGGCTCTGCCTCTACCTCTGGATCACCTGGAGCTTCTCGATTAAGTTCAGACGTCAAAAAGAGCTTAAGCTTTGATCAGACCAAGACAATATCTACCCCAGACAATGACGGGAGCAGTCTGTTGTGGGTGGATAAGTACCGGCCCCACAGTCTAAAGAATCTGATTGGGCAGCAAGGGGATCAGAGTTGTGCCAATAAACTTCTGCGTTGGTTACAAAACTGGCATAAAATTCACAGCGGCAATGCAAAAGCACCAG CAGCTAAGTTTGGTAAGTTCGGGAGTAAAGATGATGGATCTGGATTTAAGGCGGCGTTATTATCCGGGCCTCCTGGTGTTGGGAAGACCACTACTGCTGCTCTCGTCTGTGAG GAGTTGGGTTACAGCTACGTGGAGATGAATGCGAGCTGCACCCGCAGTAAGAACAGTTTAAAAGAAGTGATTGCAGAATCACTCAACAACACCAGCATTAAGAACTTCTATACTG GTGCATCTCAGACTGTGAGCAATAAACACGTCCTTATAATGGACGAGGTGGACGGGATGGCAGGAAATGAAGACAGAGGAGGAATTCag GAGATGATCGGCCTAATAAAGCAGTCAAAGATTCCCATCATCTGCATGTGTAATGACCGCAATCATCAGAAGATCCGCTCGTTGGCCAACTACTGCTACGACCTGCGATTCCAGAGACCCCGTGTTGAGCAGATCAAG GGGGCTGTGATGTCTATAGCTTTCAAAGAGGGTCTGAAGATCCCACCTCCAGCCCTGAATGAAGTCATCTTGGCATCCAATCAGGATATTCGACAG GTGCTGCATAATCTGAGCATGTGGTCTGCTAAAGACAAAGTCATGACCTATGACCAAGCCAAAGCTGATGCTAACAATGCTAAGAAGGACATGAAAATG GGTCCGTTTGATGTGTGTCGGAAGGTGTTTGCCTCGGGAGAGGAAACTGCTCACATGTCTTTGATTGACAAGTCAGACCTTTTCTTCCACGACTACTCATTAGCACCACTGTTTGTCCAAGAGAACTACATACATGTCCGACCAGCCGCAGCAGG GGGAAATCTGAAGAATCATTTGGTGTTGTTGAGTAAAGCAGCAGACAGCATTTGTGATGGAGATTTAGTAGACAAACAGATCCGCTCCAGACAGATCTGGACTTTGCTTCCCACACAG GCGATCTATGCGAGTGTGTTGCCTGGGGAACTGATGCGGGGTTATATGAGTCAGTTTCCAACCTTTCCCAGCTGGTTGGGCAAATTCTCATCAGCTGGCAAACACAGCCGCATCATACAGGAGCTCGCTTCACACATGAGTCTAAA GACGTTAAGCAGTAAGGAAGCAATAAATCTGGATTACCTGCCATATTTGCATTCAGCAATATTGGAGCCTCTTCAGTCCCAAGGTGCAGAGGGAGCCAGTCAGAGTGTTAAGCTTATTGACAATTATAACATCATCAAAGAGGATGTTGATAACATGATGGAGATCAGCACATGGGGCAGACAGCCAGATCCTTACTCTAAACTAGACTCCAAG GTGAAAGCTGCATTTACACGAGCATACAATAAGGAGTCCCATCTAACTCCATACTCCTTACACGTGGTCAAGAAAAGCCGTAAAGGTGCCGTTGACCCTGAGCTTGTTGGAGAACTTGACAATGAATCTCAGTTccaggaagaggaggaagaggatggGCTTACCACAGATGCCATgatcaag CAGAAGAAAGCCAAACCGGCAAAAGAGCCCAAGCAGGCGAAAAC
- the LOC127445152 gene encoding replication factor C subunit 1-like isoform X2: MDIRRFFAPTKPAAPKSSNGSTSTDEEPKKKQKSKSVKSPKSDEKPTGKRKKRVIIDSDSEEEKKSKKSTKETAAPTEKKHPVTYVSDSDSDETFVTLKKSSKARENGTVKGKKASDSGKTKEVKTSSSKSPTKSPTTAVKGGTKSSQPITSPKTAPTPPKQTPTSVMDFFGSSSVQRSDKKMVASTSIKRKAVTQESEESLSDEAIARELQMDEDMEMEKQIHDDGEFARTLAMFDEAPLAKKARVDPVSPSKSSSQAKTLETKPKLMDPSPKTSPIKTSSKLAQMKRQQEQMNEERKKVVRGEKQIKISPKKEPISSNSSERAATPKSGRSSTPKSHGAPIKTSPTKPENTSPEDLEKKRANTSAYRNYLNREGPRALGSKEIPQGAENCLEGCAFVLTGVLESLERDDAKSLIERYGGKVTGNVSRKTTYLVLGRDSGASKTEKAESLGTKIITEDELLDLIRTKPGKKSKYEIAAEAECKSAKTRTPNSKGKSTPLAKKASPQGRSPNKRSPLVGKSKPGSASTSGSPGASRLSSDVKKSLSFDQTKTISTPDNDGSSLLWVDKYRPHSLKNLIGQQGDQSCANKLLRWLQNWHKIHSGNAKAPAKFGKFGSKDDGSGFKAALLSGPPGVGKTTTAALVCEELGYSYVEMNASCTRSKNSLKEVIAESLNNTSIKNFYTGASQTVSNKHVLIMDEVDGMAGNEDRGGIQEMIGLIKQSKIPIICMCNDRNHQKIRSLANYCYDLRFQRPRVEQIKGAVMSIAFKEGLKIPPPALNEVILASNQDIRQVLHNLSMWSAKDKVMTYDQAKADANNAKKDMKMGPFDVCRKVFASGEETAHMSLIDKSDLFFHDYSLAPLFVQENYIHVRPAAAGGNLKNHLVLLSKAADSICDGDLVDKQIRSRQIWTLLPTQAIYASVLPGELMRGYMSQFPTFPSWLGKFSSAGKHSRIIQELASHMSLKTLSSKEAINLDYLPYLHSAILEPLQSQGAEGASQSVKLIDNYNIIKEDVDNMMEISTWGRQPDPYSKLDSKVKAAFTRAYNKESHLTPYSLHVVKKSRKGAVDPELVGELDNESQFQEEEEEDGLTTDAMIKQKKAKPAKEPKQAKTGESGKGKGKGKGKGKNRD; this comes from the exons ATG GACATTCGGAGGTTTTTTGCGCCCACCAAACCTGCGGCTCCCAAATCTTCAAACGGAAGCACCAGCACTGATGAAGAGCCGAAGAAGAAACAGAAATCAAAATCA GTCAAAAGTCCCAAATCTGACGAGAAACCTACTGGAAAACGAAAGAAAAGAGTCATAATTGATTCAG ACTCTGAGGAAGAGAAGAAGAGCAAGAAGAGCACTAAAGAGACAGCTGCCCCCACGGAGAAGAAACACCCAGTGACTTATGTGTCTGATTCTG ATTCCGATGAAACTTTTGTGACTCTGAAAAAGTCCTCCAAAGCCAGAGAAAATGGAACAGTTAAAGGCAAGAAGGCATCAGACTCGGGCAAAACAAAAGAGGTGAAAACATCCTCCAGTAAATCCCCAACCAAATCTCCGACCACAGCTGTGAAGGGAGGGACGAAGAGCTCTCAGCCCATCACATCCCCAAAGACAGCACCAACCCCACCCAAACAGACACCCACCTCAGTAATGGACTTTTTCGGGAGCTCGAGCGTTCAGAGATCGGACAAGAAAATGGTTGCTAGTACCAGCATCAAGAGGAAGGCA GTAACTCAGGAGTCTGAAGAGTCGCTCAGTGATGAAGCCATTGCAAGAGAACTTCAGATGGATGAAGACATGGAG ATGGAGAAGCAGATCCATGATGATGGGGAATTTGCAAGAACTTTAGCGATGTTCGATGAAGCTCCCTTGGCGAAAAAG GCCCGTGTAGACCCGGTTTCCCCCTCAAAGAGCAGCTCTCAGGCAAAAACTTTAGAGACCAAGCCCAAGCTAATGGACCCATCCCCTAAAACAAGCCCCATCAAGACTAGCTCCAAACTGGCTCAGATGAAAAGACAACAAGAACAAATGAATGAGGAAAGGAAAAAAGTAGTAAGGGGTGAAAAGCAGATTAAGATCTCTCCAAAGAAGGAGCCCATTTCATCTAATAGCTCAGAGCGGGCAGCCACGCCCAAATCAGGAAGATCTTCAACACCTAAAAGTCACGGTGCACCCATTAAAACGTCACCAACAAAACCAGAG AATACAAGTCCTGAGGATCTAGAAAAGAAACGGGCAAATACATCAGCGTACCGTAACTACCTGAACAGAGAAGGACCACGAGCACTAGGGTCTAAAGAGATACCACAG GGAGCAGAGAACTGTCTGGAGGGGTGTGCCTTTGTGTTGACTGGTGTGTTAGAGTCTTTGGAGAGGGATGATGCGAAGTCACTGATAGAGCGATACGGCGGGAAAGTCACAGGAAACGTCAGCCGCAAAACCACTTATCTTGTTCTGGGACGAGACAGCGGAGCCTCAAAGACTGAGAAG GCAGAGAGTTTGGGCACTAAGATTATTACTGAAGATGAGTTGTTGGATCTTATAAGAACCAAACCAGGCAAAAAGTCCAAATATGAGATTGCAGCAGAGGCAGAG TGTAAATCGGCTAAAACAAGGACCCCAAACTCTAAAGGCAAATCCACTCCTCTGGCCAAAAAGGCCTCACCACAAGGACGCAGCCCCAACAAGAGAAGCCCTTTAGTGGGGAAGTCTAAGCCTGGCTCTGCCTCTACCTCTGGATCACCTGGAGCTTCTCGATTAAGTTCAGACGTCAAAAAGAGCTTAAGCTTTGATCAGACCAAGACAATATCTACCCCAGACAATGACGGGAGCAGTCTGTTGTGGGTGGATAAGTACCGGCCCCACAGTCTAAAGAATCTGATTGGGCAGCAAGGGGATCAGAGTTGTGCCAATAAACTTCTGCGTTGGTTACAAAACTGGCATAAAATTCACAGCGGCAATGCAAAAGCACCAG CTAAGTTTGGTAAGTTCGGGAGTAAAGATGATGGATCTGGATTTAAGGCGGCGTTATTATCCGGGCCTCCTGGTGTTGGGAAGACCACTACTGCTGCTCTCGTCTGTGAG GAGTTGGGTTACAGCTACGTGGAGATGAATGCGAGCTGCACCCGCAGTAAGAACAGTTTAAAAGAAGTGATTGCAGAATCACTCAACAACACCAGCATTAAGAACTTCTATACTG GTGCATCTCAGACTGTGAGCAATAAACACGTCCTTATAATGGACGAGGTGGACGGGATGGCAGGAAATGAAGACAGAGGAGGAATTCag GAGATGATCGGCCTAATAAAGCAGTCAAAGATTCCCATCATCTGCATGTGTAATGACCGCAATCATCAGAAGATCCGCTCGTTGGCCAACTACTGCTACGACCTGCGATTCCAGAGACCCCGTGTTGAGCAGATCAAG GGGGCTGTGATGTCTATAGCTTTCAAAGAGGGTCTGAAGATCCCACCTCCAGCCCTGAATGAAGTCATCTTGGCATCCAATCAGGATATTCGACAG GTGCTGCATAATCTGAGCATGTGGTCTGCTAAAGACAAAGTCATGACCTATGACCAAGCCAAAGCTGATGCTAACAATGCTAAGAAGGACATGAAAATG GGTCCGTTTGATGTGTGTCGGAAGGTGTTTGCCTCGGGAGAGGAAACTGCTCACATGTCTTTGATTGACAAGTCAGACCTTTTCTTCCACGACTACTCATTAGCACCACTGTTTGTCCAAGAGAACTACATACATGTCCGACCAGCCGCAGCAGG GGGAAATCTGAAGAATCATTTGGTGTTGTTGAGTAAAGCAGCAGACAGCATTTGTGATGGAGATTTAGTAGACAAACAGATCCGCTCCAGACAGATCTGGACTTTGCTTCCCACACAG GCGATCTATGCGAGTGTGTTGCCTGGGGAACTGATGCGGGGTTATATGAGTCAGTTTCCAACCTTTCCCAGCTGGTTGGGCAAATTCTCATCAGCTGGCAAACACAGCCGCATCATACAGGAGCTCGCTTCACACATGAGTCTAAA GACGTTAAGCAGTAAGGAAGCAATAAATCTGGATTACCTGCCATATTTGCATTCAGCAATATTGGAGCCTCTTCAGTCCCAAGGTGCAGAGGGAGCCAGTCAGAGTGTTAAGCTTATTGACAATTATAACATCATCAAAGAGGATGTTGATAACATGATGGAGATCAGCACATGGGGCAGACAGCCAGATCCTTACTCTAAACTAGACTCCAAG GTGAAAGCTGCATTTACACGAGCATACAATAAGGAGTCCCATCTAACTCCATACTCCTTACACGTGGTCAAGAAAAGCCGTAAAGGTGCCGTTGACCCTGAGCTTGTTGGAGAACTTGACAATGAATCTCAGTTccaggaagaggaggaagaggatggGCTTACCACAGATGCCATgatcaag CAGAAGAAAGCCAAACCGGCAAAAGAGCCCAAGCAGGCGAAAAC